The following coding sequences lie in one Synergistaceae bacterium genomic window:
- a CDS encoding C_GCAxxG_C_C family protein, with protein sequence MTKEEYIKSIRETAEEYFRSGTYFCSEAVLQTINDALGQPFTEEIVKMASSFPIGLGKAQCLCGAVSGGEMALGIVYGRTKGQPMNPKMFEVAKGLHDFVKEKYGATCCRVMTRQWAGDNFMSPERKAHCIEITGVVAEWVAKTLIEDGKLQVPAA encoded by the coding sequence ATGACAAAAGAAGAGTACATCAAATCAATTCGCGAAACCGCAGAAGAATATTTCAGAAGCGGGACTTATTTCTGTTCTGAAGCAGTGTTGCAGACAATTAATGACGCTCTCGGCCAGCCCTTCACTGAAGAAATCGTAAAAATGGCCTCAAGTTTCCCGATCGGACTCGGTAAAGCTCAGTGTTTGTGCGGTGCAGTGTCAGGCGGAGAAATGGCGCTTGGAATCGTTTACGGCAGAACAAAAGGCCAGCCCATGAATCCCAAAATGTTTGAGGTCGCAAAAGGTCTTCACGACTTTGTGAAAGAAAAATACGGCGCAACATGCTGCAGAGTCATGACTCGTCAGTGGGCCGGAGATAATTTCATGTCCCCCGAAAGAAAAGCTCATTGCATTGAGATAACCGGCGTTGTTGCAGAATGGGTAGCAAAGACTCTTATTGAAGACGGAAAATTGCAGGTTCCGGCAGCATAA